The Oncorhynchus nerka isolate Pitt River linkage group LG12, Oner_Uvic_2.0, whole genome shotgun sequence genome contains the following window.
ATTATTGATGTCTAGAATAGCATTGTTTTCTACAGTGTCCTGGGGACATATATCCTCATTTGAAGTGGTCTCTGGAGGATGTACAAATGCACTGGTTGCAACTTCTGTCCTTTGGTGTTTTAAATGAGAGAGTTTGGTAGCCAAAGATATTTCACTGCTCCGAGCTGAGAGAGATTTGAGTTTGGTGAACATGGAGAGTGTTAACGGGCTTTTGTGGTCTTTCATCAGATCCAGACGTGACTCTGTGACATCCCTTTCTTGATCCGCTTCAAGATAGGGCAAAACAGCCTTGGCATTCATAACCAAGTGTTCGGTCTGGGAAGCTGTGGCATCAATTGCTAAATAATTGCTATTAACGTCGACAGGAACTGGATTGGATTCGGTAAGCTTCCCGTATATTCTTCTGAACCTGTCCAGAGATCCAACCTCTTTATATAAAGCCAGCTTTTGACATGACATGAACATAGAAATCTTTGAAGGGATGCCAGTGGGAAGGTCCTTACTTTCTCTGTTGTAAACGTGAAGATGGCCTGGGCCCTCCACCATAGGCCATTTTCGTTTTGTTGCAAGTTTCTCTCTAGATTCTAACGCTAGCCCTTTTCTACTCTGGTGGGAGAGACATTTCTGAGAGGGTAAACTGCTATGAATGTATGGATGTGATAGAAATATTTTTCTGTGTCCACCTGGATTCAGTTCTGTGTCCTGTGGTTGAGGTAGTGTCTGTTTGATAGAGCCCATCTCTGACTGGATTCCCTGAGTGAGAGTACATGGTGCTCTCACAGTGCATCTTGAGAGGGATACATGCTCTCTTGCATTATCCTTCATCTCTGTTCCTTCTTCTATACTCATTTTCAGATTTTCTTCCTTTGTCTTAAAGATAAGACTATGCTGAGATGATTCAGGACAAGAAATAGCAGATTTCAGATGTGCATTGCTTTCATTCTCTTTCGTAACTTCCTTGTTTGAGTCCGTAACTGATGAATCTGTAATTGAATCATACTGTAGACCTTGGTCTGTATCTACTGAGCTTGGTCGACATTGTGGGTTTGTGGTATTATACTCTTGTTCCTGTTCAAAACCCGTAAGGACCTCCTTGTCCCTTAGTTTTCCTACTCTGTCACCCTGCTCTGATTCAACTCCATCACATGTCTGATAAACACTTTTCATCTTGTCAGAGTCTTCTATCTGCCGTCGATGAACAAGTTCAGATGCAAGGGTCTTTCCAACATTACATTCCAGGGTAACACCCTCCATGTGTGTTTGGACACCTTTGCCAATGGAGTCCTTAACTCCGTCTGTGCTAGCTGTTTGGCCACTAAACACATTCTTACAAATGTAGTCCTGGATATCCTCTGGGGAGATTTCACTCACCAAGTTCTCTCTTGTCAGGAATGCTTTCACCGCCTCTTCTATGCAGAACAGAATACTTTGCCAGTCTTTGAATTCAATCAGGGTCTTGGCGGGCTCAAGGCATATGTCATACTCAGAGTAGTGGCACATGATATTGATGACATACATTGCATGTAGCTCGGCTCCTCTTCTCTGCTTTGGGCTCCTAGTGGCAGGAGGTGtaccagggctgtcattctgCCGACTTGAACTGCCTACTTTGCGTAGGAGAAGGTTCAGCAGCTTGTGGATGCGGGTTTTGAGAAGTAGCCTGTCATTCACATAGAGGAACTGTAAGGTGTTGTTGTAGTGGCCTTCCCGTCCTACATAACCGCTTAGTTCAAACTGTGCATGGGAGTGGTTGATTTCCCCAAGCTTTTGGGCCCTACCTAAACCATGGATCTGAACAAACCTGTAGTAAGTGTTTCGGGCTTTGGAGAGCTGCACCACCATGGTCCCTGTGCAGTCATTCTTCAGTGtgaaagagacagaggggtgaatgAGTGAAATGGCCTCCACTCTCTGCCTGATCCGTTCAAACTCCAGCACGCTATCCATCCTGTTTCTCCTCACTGGCATGTTGTGGAAGAAGTTACAAATAACAACAGTCGTCCCTGCAGATGGGCGGGTAGTCTCAGCCTCAAACACGTCCAAGCCTTTACCATCCTTGAAGACTTTCACATGAGTCTTCACAGACATTTTGGTCCTGGATGATATCTCCACCAGCATGGCGAGATTAGCAATACTGGCAACAGCTTCTCCTCTGAATCCATAGAATTTGAGATTATCTAGGTCCTCTAAAGAACTGCATTTGCTTGTGAAGTATCTGTTTCCGACAGACTCCATATCCTCTATGTCCATCCCTGAGCCATTGTCTATAACCTGCACTTTGAAGGCTTCGATGTCCACCCTCACACCCACGCATGTTGCACTAGCATCAATACTGTTCAGAATAAGCTCTTCAACACACTGCTGTAATGAAAATATTGCTATTCCAGACCGAAGCTTACCCTGAACTTCTTTTGACAAACACTTAATCATATTTATAACGTTAGACCTTGGTTAATTTCTAAGGACAACAAGGAGCCACTGAtgtgtaacattagctagctatcctgttaacgttagctagccaagaTTCAAACTAGTGCTTTCCAACCGACAATTTAGCTAACGTTACAGGTACGGGCGGCGGGTGGGTGTTTTAAATTGATACATACGACCAACGTCTGCAGTCTCTGTCTGGATTTTAAGTCGTTTGGAAGCCTCGACTTTTACTAAACATGTTCATTCCAGCAGCGACTGTTTACATTGTGAAGTCTATGGTAGCTTGCGCCACACCGGTTTCTTACCCTGTTTAAGGAGAAAACACTGCCCCCTGAAGGCATGAAAGACCATGTTCCTAGAGGACTGAATATTTTAGTGTGTGAAGCAAGATCAAACACGCCTTAAATCATCAAACAATAAATATACAATTACATTGtgttaaatattttattttagtTGTATTTTAAATATTACACATTAACACACAATTCAGAGTTAAGGCCTAACATACATTGAAATAAGTTTAAATGATTTACAGTACATTTCTAAAGCTTTCCATTTCAGGAACTCTAGCAAAACAATCCTCATTTTAAATAACAAGTATATCTCACACGTTAGTTTGGAATGTAATACTGTATGAAATAAATTCAAGGGCGAACTATTTTGAAAGTTGAGTGATCCAAACTCTTGACGTTCTTCTCATTCTTGAACTCTGCTTTGATGATTTGTGACTTGGGGCTCCCAGTGGACTTCAGCCAATCCTGCATCTGTCTCACCTTGTTGCTTGGACCTTGAAGCTGCCCCTGCACAGTTCCTGCCTCTGTGTTCTGCACCCAGCCGACCAAACCTAGCTTTTTCCCCTCTGCCTGAAAAACACCACCAGAAGGAGAGGTTATCATTACTCAGGATTACGTCCTTGAAGAGCCACAAggtatacatattttttaattccAGCTCAGCACTACAACCCCTGATGTGTCTCGGCCAGGACCTCCAGGCCAGGGCTGCTTACTCCTGCTAGCCTGACTGAGTGACAAAGAAATGAAATGAAGCACATCATACAGCTGAAAACATAAATGAGTAGCTATGAAAGTATGCGTATGTCCAATCTACTGACTGACAGTCAGCCTGCTAATTGACCATGTGTTACTAAGCATAGGTATGAAACATGACTTTCAAATGGCAAATAATAATGGCTTATGTCCTACTGTTGTATTCTTACCTGAGTGTATTTTCGAAAAAATACACCTTGAACTCTCCCAAATATTTCATAATCTACTGAAATCATCTCTTCAGTAGACATCCCAGCTGTCTTAATGAAAAgcaaaaaaaaatatatcaatATTTTTGAAGGGTTCAATTCAACACAAATGCGAGTAGCTACCTAGATAGTTTGGCCAATCTAGCTGTTTTACTTTGTTATACCCATTTATTAGTCTCAGACATCCCAGACCTAGGGAACATTGCGGTCTGCCTAGAGACTACCTATTTATTGTAGTTAGCTAGTTGCAGATGTAACTAGGTTACTTACAGCTTCACCAAAACAGCATGCTTAGCCTAGCCATAGCTTTGGGACACACCGTCTGTGTAGactccctgtgttgtgtcccaaaGCTAGTTTAGCCTCCACTTTCATTACTCTAACTAGCTTTCTACCTGTGATCTTCATTTGCCACTTATCAGTGCAATTAGAACAAGCGCATATTATTGTCATTGTTTATATAGCTAGTTTACTAAATCATACCTTAACTCAGCTTCCTCTAAAATGGTTTGGCAGTTTGGAGATTTTCATTCAGACAGCTATTTTTCGTAACATCCGGTCAATGCTTCCGGATGACAGCACTGCACCAATCAGAAAACGTTAACAAAATACTTTGTTTCTAGGCAACTGATACCAACAAAACAGGTGCTAAGTGTGTGCATGTTGTCACTTCTGtcaacattttccacattttggagATATTCACAACCTAATTTTAAAGAAGATAATTAGTCATGTCTTGGAGTAGCCATTGCTAAGCTGTAGTGAAATGCTGAAAGAGAATCACAAAGAGAAATCTGCCAATTCAAGAAGGAGAGCAGCTGGTGAGTCAATTCATGTAACGTTTAGCTAGCTAAGtcatatagttagctagctaggcctCATCTTCTCAACAAGTAAAATCAACCCATAATCAGCTATTTCTTTGGGGGTATAATTATGCATCGGTTGCAAATGGCTCAGCATCCTCACCCTGACCCTTTTCTTTTATTGGATAAAGAAGTGATATTGGAAAAACTCCCACCTGTGAAGGACCGCTCAAGAGCTTTGCATCACCCTTTGAAACATCCGACCAGCCTTCGAGAGCAACCTTTTGAGGATCATAGACCAAGGGAAAGGACTGCCATGAATGAATGGCAGCAACAGTATTCCCAAGAGACATTTCCTCAATCCAAATATTCCTCCCAAAGCAGAACACATAACTCAGCAAGGACAAAGTATGTTTACCCTGAAGAACCAGGTGATATTGTGTCTGGGGGAAAAGCAGATGGAGTGGACAAGGCATTTTCACTGAAGCCTGTTTACCATAAAAGAACTCTAATCATAGATAGGTTGAGTAATGACGAGGTAGCTTGTAAACCTAATGAGTTTCAAAGACTCCCTCCGTATTTTCCCTCACCACCACATGATCATTCAGAGTATGATAGAAGAAGTGGCATAATAAGCCATAGAAGGCCGGCTGAGGATCCTTCACCATCATTGGAAGAGAACACAAACAGCAGAAGGGTTGCTGGGTACAAACGATCAAAGGGAGAGCAGCAGAGGCTGGATTATGAGCGGAGGATGGCAAGGAAAATTGAAATGGATAAACTAATACTTCAGGAGAAGCTGTTGAAAACTCAGGAAAAAGTGAGAGAAATGCAGCAGAGGGAGAGAACTGTCTCAGGTGATAACACTAAGAGGGCAGAGAGGCATATTAGGAGACCAGTGGAAAGAGAAAAGGAGTGGATCGAGAGCAAGGTGTCCTCAGCTGAGCAGagaagggaaaaggagagagttCACGAgatggaaaggagggagaggttgATGATGAGGGATAAAAGCCGGGAGGATAttgagtggcagagagagaaaagagaagagttaaatagggagagaagagagaagaagagggcaCTTGCAGAAGAGTGGGAGAGGTTGGAAAGAATGGAAAGGGAAATTGTGAACAAGCCAGAggtgagtagagacaggagggctGAGAAGGACCTAGAGCAACAGAGGGAGAAAAATGGAGAGTGGAGCAGGAGGGCTAGAGAAAGGGAGAATGAAAAGGATACAAAttgggagagggagaaaatatTTGAGAGGaataggtgggagagggagaaagtgaaagagagagaacgaaatGGGGAGAAGGTTGAGAAgaaaagagactgggagagggagtATAAGTGGGAAAGGTCTTCTAGAGAGAGGTATGTTTCAGCTGATGATAAGAGGAAGGAGCGTGACATATTTCATAGAGGGCTGGATCAGGAGGGACAGCTTAAAACTGCACATAGATCAGTGCCAGGGAGCCGCAGTAGCATCAATTGTAGAAAAATATCTCGAGAAGCTTCCCACACATCACCCTCGGTTCACCGCCAGTCAAGTCGGCTACTGCAAGTGGAACTCAGCCCAGTGGAGAGTGCTGACAATGCTTGCCTCCAGCTCATCCCTTGCAGGATTTGCCACAGAAAATTTGctgcagagagactagagaagcaCCTTCAGGTCTGTGAGAGGATGCAGCGCTCCAGACGCAAAGTCTTTGACTCCTCCAAGTACAGGGCCAAGGGAACTGACCTGGAAGAGTTCATGAAAACCAACTCAAGAACCAAGTCTCCTGAGGTATGAGTTTTTCCCCAATTTCTTTAACTTGAGGAAATAATGGTATTTTTTCTCATTTCTCATGCCATTTTTGAACCCTGGTTAATATGATTTTGGCTTGATTTACAGCTAAAGAAGAGCAACTGGAGGCAGAAACACGAGGCATTCATTCGTAATCTGCGCCAAGCCCATGTTCCAGCAACAGGTGCTTTGCATCCCCAACCACCTATCCAAGACAATGATGATTATGTGACCTGCCCTCACTGTGCCCGCCGATTTGCCCCTGGGCCAGCAGAGCGACATATCCCCAAGTGCCAGAACATCAAGAGTCGCCCTCCACCTCCCCGCCACCGCCGCTGACAAAACCAACTCATTTGCAATGATGTTTATAAAAAAGCATTCAAAactacattttacatttgagtcatttagcagaagctcgacctacaattagtgcattcatcttaaaacagctagatgggacaaccacatatctcagttaaaataagtacatttttcctaaataaagtagctatcagcaaagtcagtgctagtagggGGGAAAAAGTCAAGAGCGAATGTTAGTTCACAAAAGGCAATTATTTTGTATATAAAAATTGTAAAAAAAtttggggggggggtgctgtgggattatttaatacacttttgaagaggtagggtttcagatgttaaAACTAAAACCCTGATGCAATTTGTTACCTAAAAGCCTCTGCATCAACTTACATTCTTATAGAGCAAAATGTACAAGTATGGCGTTGTGGTTTAGTATGAGACTATTTAGTTTAAAATAACATGTTTGTTCAAAAGAACATTTTGAATTGTATATTTTTTACACATTCTTCACACTGCCTTTGAAGTGGGGGGGAACTAAACTATTTAGATGTCATGTCTAAATTGTAAATACTGTAGCAATACAGTATCAGATACTGCCGAACAAGATTGACAGTCTGCAAAAGGGTTAAAAGAAAATGAAAACCAACGAGAACAATTGGTGGATTTTGAagcacaataaaaaaaaaaaatacatattttgctttGTCTATAGTTCATTTCAAAATTCATCTGACCAAAATGGGTTTACATTTCTTTTACATGAAGCATAAAACAAAGGGGTCTCTATGAATGGTGGAACATAAGACCACTGTGTCGGTACAGCAATGCCATTTTATAATGTTGCATAGGGTAAGCTAAGCTAAACTAAGCTAAGCCAATGGAAGAAAAAAATATTGCAAAAATACAGTATAGGTGTAATATTTCAACATTAAACAAACTGTATAAAAAACATAGCCTATTCTTTCTATTTGTGCACAATTCTTGGTTTAAGAGTATGCAAAAGCACTAAGGAATAAGGACGTTTTTCTCTTGCACTGATAAAGGAAATTCCACCAGTGTTGTGTACTGTATCAATTAACTGCACACCAACCAAGAGTTGCAAGCCGTTGGTAAAGGACACTTAAAACACACACTTActgtacacacaccacacagagtaAACAAATATACAATGTGAATATTACACTTTTAACATAGTGTCAAGGATGAATCAATACTCAAAAACAGGATGAACACAAAGACAATATAAACCTGAAAAAGAAACAGTTGAGAAAACATTTAATAGAAAAAAACAAATATTACCATTAACTTTACGAAAACAAGCTTTTCTACATTCTAGGAAGAGAACTACCGATGACATCACCTTTTACAGAAGGAAGATTAACCATAAAATGACAATTTACTCCACTTAAATACTAGTTAAAACAAATTCAAGGTTATCATCTTAAGgcaataaaaataaatgaatgtCTATATTGTATCAGTAGTTTGAGTTATGTAAAAGTGAACCTCATACACCATTTCTTCCAGATACAGAATAGCAAGCTGATCATCATATGAAATACACAAGATTGTAAATACTTCAATGTTAACACTAAATACTTCTTTGGTAAATTAGATGTAAGAGGGACAATATTTGGTATACATTTGGCTATTTGAAATAGTATTTAGGCTTTTAGTTTTACAGCATCACATATGAAGAACAG
Protein-coding sequences here:
- the mlh3 gene encoding DNA mismatch repair protein Mlh3 isoform X3 encodes the protein MIKCLSKEVQGKLRSGIAIFSLQQCVEELILNSIDASATCVGVRVDIEAFKVQVIDNGSGMDIEDMESVGNRYFTSKCSSLEDLDNLKFYGFRGEAVASIANLAMLVEISSRTKMSVKTHVKVFKDGKGLDVFEAETTRPSAGTTVVICNFFHNMPVRRNRMDSVLEFERIRQRVEAISLIHPSVSFTLKNDCTGTMVVQLSKARNTYYRFVQIHGLGRAQKLGEINHSHAQFELSGYVGREGHYNNTLQFLYVNDRLLLKTRIHKLLNLLLRKVGSSSRQNDSPGTPPATRSPKQRRGAELHAMYVINIMCHYSEYDICLEPAKTLIEFKDWQSILFCIEEAVKAFLTRENLVSEISPEDIQDYICKNVFSGQTASTDGVKDSIGKGVQTHMEGVTLECNVGKTLASELVHRRQIEDSDKMKSVYQTCDGVESEQGDRVGKLRDKEVLTGFEQEQEYNTTNPQCRPSSVDTDQGLQYDSITDSSVTDSNKEVTKENESNAHLKSAISCPESSQHSLIFKTKEENLKMSIEEGTEMKDNAREHVSLSRCTVRAPCTLTQGIQSEMGSIKQTLPQPQDTELNPGGHRKIFLSHPYIHSSLPSQKCLSHQSRKGLALESREKLATKRKWPMVEGPGHLHVYNRESKDLPTGIPSKISMFMSCQKLALYKEVGSLDRFRRIYGKLTESNPVPVDVNSNYLAIDATASQTEHLVMNAKAVLPYLEADQERDVTESRLDLMKDHKSPLTLSMFTKLKSLSARSSEISLATKLSHLKHQRTEVATSAFVHPPETTSNEDICPQDTVENNAILDINNGEQHHNTGRNRDFIPGCSTNPLPDEKEANNVTASCDWLHHYDDAVGKLVYINKVTGLSKYEAPSAEETQVSCTSDVTNMAISVISKKGIEYRCYPFQMDLVLPFLPKSKSGRVLSSGPDNRDDIQDSNSLSSLYSEWTNPVFARPPMVGVDISSVQAEGLAVKIHNILFPYRFSKDMIHSMKVIHQVDKKFLACLINTQDQEPAACSETDGNLLVLVDQHAAHERVRLENLVADSYEDDPETPGERRLCSSTVAPPLEVSVTEEELRLLRSCRPSLRGLGLEMQFSQIGDPQVLVGKVPMCFTEKEGNELRRGRRSIIKPIVEEYLQEQIELLRSTGRVRGTLPLTVLKVLASLACHGAIKFNDRLSKEECCSLVGALSSCQLPFQCAHGRPSIAPLVDVLHLNDQEEPPRPNLRKLRRMYKAWELYGNR